In Methylobacterium aquaticum, the following are encoded in one genomic region:
- the hisH gene encoding imidazole glycerol phosphate synthase subunit HisH: MSADKVAIIDYGSGNLHSAAKAFERAARETGTDARIVVTSDPEIVAAADRVVLPGVGAYADCRRGLDAVSGMVEAMTEAAHGRGRPFLGICVGMQLLASRGLEYEVTPGLGWIPGDVAPIRPSDPGLKVPHMGWNTLAANRAHPLLDGIATGGDGLHAYFVHSYALAPAEPGDVVATADYGGAVTAMVARGTIAGTQFHPEKSQTLGLRLIGNFLRWRP, encoded by the coding sequence TTGAGCGCGGACAAAGTCGCCATCATCGATTACGGCTCGGGCAACCTGCACTCGGCCGCCAAGGCCTTCGAGCGCGCCGCCCGCGAAACCGGGACCGATGCCCGCATCGTCGTCACTTCCGATCCGGAGATCGTCGCGGCGGCGGACCGGGTCGTGCTCCCCGGCGTCGGCGCCTATGCCGATTGCCGGCGGGGCCTGGACGCGGTCTCCGGCATGGTCGAGGCGATGACCGAGGCGGCCCATGGCCGCGGCCGGCCGTTCCTCGGCATCTGCGTCGGCATGCAGCTCTTGGCGAGCCGCGGCCTCGAATACGAGGTCACGCCCGGCCTCGGCTGGATTCCGGGCGATGTGGCGCCGATCCGGCCGTCCGATCCCGGGCTGAAGGTGCCCCATATGGGCTGGAACACCCTCGCGGCGAACCGCGCCCACCCGCTCCTCGACGGCATCGCGACCGGCGGGGACGGGCTGCACGCCTATTTCGTCCACAGCTACGCGCTCGCGCCCGCCGAGCCCGGCGACGTGGTCGCCACCGCCGATTACGGCGGCGCGGTCACCGCCATGGTCGCCCGCGGCACCATCGCCGGCACCCAGTTCCACCCCGAGAAGAGCCAGACCCTCGGGCTGCGGCTGATCGGCAACTTCCTGCGCTGGCGCCCCTGA
- a CDS encoding DUF2628 domain-containing protein has translation MTTYTLHVPDEVDPGEPEALDRAKLVPDAFVWPAFWFSALWFFWHRLWLAGLLVLAAEIVVWAVGLTLGLHPAVGFVIAVLLSWLIGLEASSLRRWTYARTGRPIRDAVTASDVREAEVKVVARWLRAEGARLGSEAPRPATPANGRAASPALGLFPEAQSPR, from the coding sequence ATGACCACCTACACCCTGCACGTTCCCGACGAGGTCGATCCCGGCGAGCCGGAGGCCCTGGACCGCGCCAAGCTGGTGCCGGATGCCTTCGTGTGGCCGGCCTTCTGGTTCTCGGCCCTGTGGTTCTTCTGGCACCGCCTCTGGCTCGCCGGCCTCCTGGTGCTGGCCGCCGAGATCGTCGTCTGGGCCGTCGGTCTCACGCTCGGGTTGCACCCTGCGGTGGGCTTCGTGATCGCGGTGCTCCTGTCCTGGCTCATCGGGCTCGAGGCCTCGTCGCTGCGGCGCTGGACCTATGCCCGCACCGGCCGCCCGATCCGCGACGCGGTGACGGCCTCGGACGTGCGCGAGGCGGAGGTGAAGGTGGTCGCCCGCTGGCTGCGCGCCGAGGGCGCGCGCCTCGGATCCGAGGCGCCCCGGCCGGCGACCCCGGCGAATGGCCGCGCCGCGAGCCCGGCTCTGGGCCTGTTCCCGGAGGCGCAGAGCCCCCGGTGA
- the hisB gene encoding imidazoleglycerol-phosphate dehydratase HisB → MTDSSPRAGRVDRRTAETDVSVALTLDGTGKASIATGVGFLDHMLELLARHALFDLDVKVTGDLHVDQHHTTEDCGIALGQAFAQALGDKRGIRRYADLHLPMDEALTRVAVDISGRPFLVFRTTFAREKIGVFDTELVREWFQAFAMNAGITLHVETLYGDNQHHIAESCYKGLARALRHAVEVDPREGGRVPSTKGSL, encoded by the coding sequence ATGACCGACTCTTCCCCCCGCGCCGGCCGCGTCGACCGGCGCACCGCCGAGACCGACGTCAGCGTCGCGCTCACCCTCGACGGCACCGGCAAGGCCAGCATCGCGACGGGCGTCGGCTTCCTCGACCACATGCTGGAGCTGCTGGCCCGGCACGCCCTGTTCGACCTCGACGTCAAGGTGACCGGCGACCTCCATGTCGACCAGCACCACACCACCGAGGATTGCGGCATCGCGCTGGGCCAGGCCTTCGCCCAGGCGCTCGGCGACAAGCGCGGCATCCGCCGCTACGCCGACCTGCACCTGCCCATGGACGAGGCACTGACCCGGGTCGCGGTCGACATCTCCGGCCGGCCGTTCCTGGTGTTCCGCACCACGTTCGCCCGCGAGAAGATCGGCGTCTTCGACACCGAGCTAGTGCGCGAGTGGTTCCAGGCCTTCGCGATGAATGCCGGGATCACGCTGCACGTCGAGACGCTGTACGGCGACAACCAGCACCACATCGCCGAGAGCTGCTACAAGGGTCTGGCACGTGCCTTGCGGCACGCGGTCGAGGTCGATCCCCGCGAAGGGGGCCGGGTGCCTTCGACCAAGGGCTCGCTCTAG
- a CDS encoding efflux RND transporter periplasmic adaptor subunit, whose amino-acid sequence MRRLRLAAVIPALLLMAGIPARAQAPGGPPPTVTVAKPVVKEVVEHDDFTGRFNAIEYVEVRARVTGYLQKIHFQDGAVVKKGELLFTIDRRPYKAALDQATAALASAQARLNFTQTDLERAQTLSRSGNISEQVTDQRRQNSLTAQADVDSATAALRQAQLNYDFTEVRSPIDGRISQRLVTEGNIVITDQTMLTTIVSLDPIYFSYTVDERSFLAYQNTLKIGMGATQKEHTAPILVALTGEAKPTRKGMLDFVDNRIDEATGTVLLRATVENPDRFIKPGLFGIVSMPASKPYRGVLIPDDAIAANQDKRLVYVVGPDNVVQPRNIRPGPKIDGYRVVRDGLKGDETIVIVGLTRVRPGAKVTPEVKELPPVRE is encoded by the coding sequence ATGCGCAGGCTGAGGCTGGCGGCGGTGATCCCGGCGCTCCTGCTGATGGCCGGGATCCCGGCGCGGGCCCAGGCCCCCGGCGGTCCGCCCCCGACGGTCACGGTCGCCAAGCCCGTGGTCAAGGAGGTGGTGGAGCACGACGACTTCACCGGCCGCTTCAACGCGATCGAATACGTCGAGGTGCGGGCCCGGGTCACCGGCTACCTGCAAAAGATCCACTTCCAGGACGGCGCCGTGGTGAAGAAGGGCGAGCTGCTCTTCACCATCGACCGGCGGCCCTACAAGGCGGCCCTCGACCAGGCGACGGCGGCCCTGGCCTCGGCCCAGGCCCGGCTGAACTTCACCCAGACCGATCTCGAGCGCGCCCAGACGCTCAGCCGGTCGGGCAACATCTCCGAGCAGGTCACCGACCAGCGCCGGCAGAACTCGCTCACCGCCCAGGCCGACGTCGACAGCGCGACCGCGGCGTTGCGCCAGGCCCAGCTCAACTACGACTTCACCGAGGTGCGATCCCCGATCGACGGGCGGATCTCGCAGCGCCTGGTGACCGAGGGCAACATCGTCATCACCGACCAGACGATGCTGACCACCATCGTCTCGCTCGACCCGATCTACTTCTCGTACACGGTCGACGAGCGCTCGTTCCTGGCCTACCAGAACACGCTCAAGATCGGCATGGGCGCGACCCAGAAGGAGCACACCGCGCCGATCCTGGTGGCGCTGACCGGGGAGGCCAAGCCGACCCGCAAGGGCATGCTCGACTTCGTCGACAACCGGATCGACGAGGCGACCGGCACGGTGCTCCTGCGCGCCACCGTCGAGAACCCGGACCGGTTCATCAAGCCGGGCCTGTTCGGCATCGTCAGCATGCCGGCCTCCAAGCCCTATCGCGGCGTCCTGATCCCCGACGACGCGATCGCGGCGAACCAGGACAAGCGCCTCGTCTACGTGGTCGGGCCCGACAACGTCGTCCAGCCGCGCAACATCCGCCCCGGCCCCAAGATCGACGGCTACCGGGTGGTACGCGACGGGCTGAAAGGCGACGAGACCATCGTGATCGTCGGCCTCACCCGGGTGCGTCCGGGCGCCAAGGTGACGCCCGAGGTCAAGGAATTGCCGCCGGTCCGCGAGTAA
- a CDS encoding rhodanese-like domain-containing protein yields the protein MAIVDLDRDAVKRGLSDGSVLLIDVREPNEFESGHIPGSVSFPLSAFDVERLQALIAEDGRRPVLSCAAGMRSARALQYLQSQGIPLSEHYVGGFKDWANAGEPVE from the coding sequence ATGGCGATCGTCGATCTGGATCGGGATGCGGTGAAGCGCGGCTTGTCGGACGGCTCCGTCCTGCTGATCGACGTGCGCGAGCCCAACGAATTCGAATCCGGCCACATCCCGGGCTCCGTGTCCTTTCCGCTCTCGGCCTTCGACGTCGAGCGGCTGCAGGCACTGATCGCCGAGGACGGCCGCCGGCCGGTCCTGTCCTGCGCCGCCGGCATGCGCTCGGCCCGGGCGCTGCAATACCTCCAGAGCCAGGGCATCCCCCTGAGCGAGCATTACGTCGGCGGGTTCAAGGACTGGGCCAATGCCGGCGAGCCCGTGGAATAA
- a CDS encoding glycosyltransferase family 4 protein, with translation MRPHPVALDLTRLVTRLSHASPTGIDRVDLAYARHLLGQPGPRFGLVSTPLGPKVLDRGQMAGLVEAAVAAWTEEVAAGDDPVYRDLSGRLGLPVPAPGTSSGKPEGARERRRRQLEAWLTVLRAPGTDSVPMNALYLHTSHLRLDKPARFDWLYDRPDIRPVFFIHDLIPIEYPEYGRDGEAERHRVRMETVARHAQAIVVNSADVGERFAAHLAGLGRRVPPITVGPLGIEAAFHGAPSAAPARPFFLACGTIEPRKNLISLLTAWRELAARHGEATPRLVVVGRRGWESENVVDLLERCPAVRARVIEASGLSTAGLVRLMGSATALLMPSFAEGYGLPVLEAAASGLPVVASDIPVHREIAGAFAEFLHPLDGLGWMRVVEDLAAPGSPLRAEMAGRLAGYRAPTWADHFARVDPTLAALAG, from the coding sequence ATGCGCCCCCATCCCGTCGCCCTCGACCTCACCCGCCTCGTCACCCGCCTGAGCCATGCGAGCCCGACCGGGATCGACCGGGTCGACCTGGCTTACGCCCGGCACCTCCTGGGGCAGCCCGGCCCGCGCTTCGGCCTCGTCTCGACGCCGCTCGGCCCGAAGGTGCTCGACCGGGGGCAGATGGCGGGCCTCGTCGAGGCGGCGGTCGCGGCCTGGACCGAGGAGGTCGCGGCCGGCGACGATCCGGTCTACCGCGACCTCTCGGGGAGGCTCGGCCTGCCGGTGCCGGCTCCCGGCACCTCATCCGGGAAGCCGGAGGGTGCGCGCGAACGCCGCCGGCGCCAGCTCGAGGCCTGGCTCACGGTGCTGCGGGCGCCGGGCACGGACAGCGTGCCGATGAACGCGCTCTACCTCCACACCTCGCATCTGCGCCTCGACAAGCCGGCGCGGTTCGACTGGCTCTACGACCGGCCCGACATCCGCCCGGTCTTCTTCATCCACGACCTGATCCCGATCGAGTATCCCGAATACGGCCGCGACGGCGAGGCCGAGCGGCACCGGGTGCGGATGGAGACGGTCGCCCGCCACGCGCAGGCCATCGTGGTGAACTCGGCCGATGTGGGGGAGCGCTTCGCGGCCCATCTCGCCGGCCTCGGGCGCCGGGTGCCGCCGATCACCGTCGGGCCGCTCGGGATCGAGGCGGCCTTCCACGGTGCGCCGTCCGCCGCTCCGGCCCGGCCGTTCTTCCTGGCCTGCGGCACGATCGAGCCGCGGAAGAACCTCATCAGCCTCCTCACCGCCTGGCGCGAACTCGCGGCCCGTCACGGGGAGGCGACGCCGCGTCTCGTCGTCGTCGGTCGCCGGGGCTGGGAGAGCGAGAACGTCGTCGACCTGCTGGAGCGCTGCCCGGCCGTGCGCGCCCGCGTCATCGAGGCCTCGGGCCTGTCGACCGCCGGACTGGTGCGCCTGATGGGGAGCGCCACCGCCCTCCTGATGCCCTCCTTCGCCGAGGGCTACGGCCTGCCGGTGCTGGAGGCCGCCGCCTCCGGCCTGCCGGTCGTCGCCTCCGACATCCCGGTCCATCGCGAGATCGCCGGCGCCTTCGCGGAGTTCCTGCACCCGCTCGACGGGTTGGGCTGGATGCGGGTGGTGGAGGACCTGGCGGCGCCGGGCTCTCCTTTGCGCGCCGAGATGGCGGGGCGCCTCGCGGGCTACCGGGCCCCGACCTGGGCCGACCATTTCGCCCGGGTTGATCCGACGCTGGCGGCCCTGGCGGGGTGA
- the puuE gene encoding allantoinase PuuE translates to MTDSPYPRDLVGYGRTPPHAQWPDGARIAVQFVINYEEGGENCLLHGDRASEAFLSEIVGAQAWPGQRHMSMESIYEYGSRVGFWRLHKLFTGRNLPVTVYGVATALQRNPDAVAAMREAGWEIACHGLKWIDYRDFSYEEEKAHMSEAIRIHTEVTGERPLGWYTGRTSENTLKLVMEEGGFLYSADSYADDLPYWVEGPRAPQLVVPYTLDSNDMRFATPQGFNAGDQFFAYLRDSFDVLYDEGAETPRMLSIGLHCRLVGRPGRIAALARFLDHVAAHDDVWVTRRIDIARHWARTHAPAGLTPSRMGRALFVESFGDVFEHSPWVAEGAHATGLSGMQDSADGLHAAMVEVMRAAEPERQLALIRAHPDLAGRVAAADLAPESRAEQASAGLDALDAEGRARFLELNERYRNLHGFPFVMAVRGKGPEEILAQLGERLDNPPEAERARALSEIETIALLRLRQRLPSLPDVFSATA, encoded by the coding sequence ATGACCGACTCCCCCTACCCCCGCGATCTCGTCGGCTACGGCCGCACCCCGCCCCACGCGCAATGGCCGGACGGCGCCCGCATCGCGGTGCAGTTCGTCATCAACTACGAGGAGGGCGGCGAGAACTGCCTGCTGCACGGCGACCGGGCCTCGGAGGCGTTCCTGTCGGAGATCGTCGGCGCGCAGGCCTGGCCGGGCCAGCGCCACATGAGCATGGAATCGATCTACGAGTACGGCTCGCGGGTCGGGTTCTGGCGCCTGCACAAGCTGTTCACCGGGCGCAACCTGCCGGTGACGGTCTACGGCGTCGCCACCGCCCTCCAGCGCAACCCGGACGCGGTCGCGGCGATGCGCGAGGCCGGCTGGGAGATCGCCTGCCACGGCCTCAAGTGGATCGACTACCGCGACTTCTCCTACGAGGAGGAGAAGGCCCATATGAGCGAGGCGATCCGGATCCACACTGAGGTGACCGGCGAGCGCCCCCTCGGCTGGTATACCGGCCGGACCTCGGAGAACACGCTGAAGTTGGTGATGGAGGAAGGCGGCTTCCTCTACTCGGCGGATTCCTATGCCGACGACCTGCCGTACTGGGTCGAGGGACCCCGCGCGCCGCAACTGGTGGTGCCCTACACCCTCGATTCGAACGACATGCGCTTCGCGACGCCGCAGGGCTTCAACGCCGGCGACCAGTTCTTCGCCTACCTGCGCGATTCCTTCGACGTGCTCTACGACGAGGGCGCCGAGACGCCCCGGATGCTGTCGATCGGCCTGCATTGCCGCCTCGTCGGCCGGCCGGGCCGGATCGCGGCGCTCGCCCGCTTCCTCGACCACGTCGCCGCCCACGACGACGTGTGGGTGACCCGCCGCATCGACATCGCCCGCCACTGGGCCAGGACCCACGCGCCGGCCGGCCTGACCCCGAGCCGGATGGGCCGCGCCCTGTTCGTGGAAAGCTTCGGCGACGTGTTCGAGCACTCGCCCTGGGTGGCGGAGGGCGCCCACGCCACCGGGCTGTCGGGGATGCAGGATTCGGCCGACGGGCTTCACGCCGCGATGGTCGAGGTGATGCGGGCGGCCGAGCCGGAGCGGCAGCTCGCCCTCATCCGCGCCCATCCCGACCTCGCCGGCCGGGTGGCGGCCGCCGACCTCGCGCCGGAATCCCGCGCCGAGCAGGCCTCGGCCGGGCTCGACGCCCTCGATGCCGAGGGCCGCGCCCGCTTCCTCGAACTCAACGAGCGCTACCGCAACCTCCACGGCTTCCCGTTCGTGATGGCGGTGCGGGGCAAGGGGCCGGAGGAGATTCTCGCCCAACTCGGCGAGCGTCTGGACAATCCGCCGGAGGCCGAGCGGGCGCGGGCACTTTCCGAGATCGAGACCATCGCGCTGCTGCGGTTGCGGCAGCGGCTGCCGTCGCTGCCGGACGTGTTCTCGGCGACGGCGTGA
- a CDS encoding L,D-transpeptidase, with translation MRRTARLGAALLVIGLSGAAGAAEAPLTLEAINQAQFDAGKDDQAKGAKESGKAESGKDTKSAKAAETRADPLTVRVQVLLDRAGFSPGAIDGRDGDNLRGALAGFAKAKGQSFSGRLDENLWRTLSGTSQDPAVTEYTLTEQDVAGPYEDKIPPKMEEQADLKALSYASPAEMLAERFHMSKDFLEALNRDKPLTKAGTVITVAAVPPLETGRIPAKELPETPKVTRIEVDKDALQVRAYGEDGALVHLYPASIGSEEKPAPSGVLKVEGVAFDPTYTYNPKYAFQGVEAKRKFTIKPGPNNPVGVVWIDLSGNDGYGIHGTPEPEKVGKTESHGCVRLTNWDARDLAKHVERGAKVDFGK, from the coding sequence ATGCGGAGGACGGCGAGGCTCGGGGCGGCTCTGCTGGTGATAGGGCTGTCCGGCGCGGCCGGCGCCGCGGAGGCGCCCCTGACGCTGGAGGCGATCAACCAGGCGCAGTTCGACGCCGGCAAGGACGACCAGGCCAAAGGCGCGAAGGAATCCGGCAAGGCGGAATCCGGGAAGGACACCAAGTCCGCGAAGGCCGCCGAGACCCGCGCCGACCCGCTGACCGTGCGGGTACAGGTGCTCCTCGACCGGGCCGGCTTCTCGCCCGGCGCCATCGACGGGCGCGACGGCGACAACCTGCGCGGGGCGCTCGCCGGCTTCGCCAAGGCCAAGGGCCAGTCCTTCTCCGGACGCCTCGACGAGAACCTGTGGCGGACCCTGTCGGGCACCAGCCAGGATCCGGCGGTGACCGAGTACACGCTGACCGAGCAGGATGTCGCCGGTCCGTACGAGGACAAGATCCCGCCGAAGATGGAGGAGCAGGCCGACCTGAAGGCCTTGTCCTACGCCTCGCCGGCCGAGATGCTGGCCGAGCGCTTCCACATGAGCAAGGACTTCCTCGAGGCCCTCAACCGCGACAAGCCGCTGACCAAGGCCGGGACGGTGATCACGGTCGCGGCGGTCCCGCCGCTCGAGACCGGGCGCATTCCCGCCAAGGAACTGCCCGAGACCCCGAAGGTCACCCGCATCGAGGTCGACAAGGACGCGCTCCAGGTCCGGGCCTACGGCGAGGACGGGGCGCTGGTCCACCTCTACCCGGCCTCGATCGGCAGCGAGGAGAAGCCGGCGCCGAGCGGCGTCCTGAAGGTCGAGGGCGTCGCATTCGATCCCACCTATACCTACAACCCGAAATACGCATTCCAGGGCGTCGAGGCGAAGCGCAAGTTCACCATCAAGCCCGGCCCGAACAACCCGGTCGGCGTGGTCTGGATCGACCTCTCGGGGAACGACGGCTACGGCATCCACGGCACGCCGGAGCCCGAGAAGGTCGGCAAGACCGAATCGCATGGCTGCGTCCGGCTGACCAACTGGGACGCGCGCGACTTGGCGAAACACGTCGAGCGGGGCGCGAAGGTGGATTTCGGAAAGTAG
- a CDS encoding extensin-like domain-containing protein, producing MPGTMMGRILAGLVGSAILAGPAAAQAPAAPSPLSRVPADQVPLPPPRPEEAKEPAAKDPAPKEAAKDTPKDTSKDTPKDAPASPVPEPAPLPPERPADLPAAPAPTPATVVPDDTACLRRLDRLGVKAEPVAPLADGLCGAAKPLRVTALPDGVPLSPAATLTCVAAEALGRWSTEVRVIAERTLSSVPKTIQIGGSYECRGQNHDPSAKLSEHAYANGVDVMGFTFEGRAPVTVGAAREGTPEAAFEAAVRTRACGFFRTVLGPGSDAAHANHLHLDERERNAGHRLCQ from the coding sequence ATGCCGGGGACGATGATGGGGCGGATCCTCGCCGGGCTGGTGGGGAGTGCCATTCTGGCCGGTCCGGCTGCCGCGCAGGCACCGGCCGCTCCGTCTCCGCTGAGCCGGGTCCCGGCCGATCAGGTGCCGCTGCCGCCGCCGCGGCCCGAGGAGGCCAAGGAGCCCGCTGCGAAGGATCCGGCCCCCAAGGAGGCCGCCAAGGACACGCCCAAGGACACTTCCAAGGACACCCCCAAGGACGCGCCCGCCTCGCCCGTCCCCGAACCGGCGCCGCTGCCGCCCGAACGGCCCGCCGACCTGCCCGCCGCTCCGGCCCCCACCCCCGCCACGGTCGTTCCCGACGACACCGCCTGCCTGCGCCGGCTCGACCGCCTCGGCGTCAAGGCCGAGCCGGTGGCGCCCCTCGCCGATGGGCTGTGCGGGGCGGCCAAGCCCCTGCGGGTGACGGCGCTTCCCGACGGCGTCCCGCTCAGTCCCGCCGCCACCCTCACCTGCGTCGCCGCGGAAGCGCTCGGCCGCTGGAGCACCGAGGTCCGGGTGATCGCCGAGCGCACGCTCTCGAGCGTGCCGAAGACGATCCAGATCGGCGGCTCCTACGAGTGCCGCGGCCAGAACCACGACCCGAGCGCCAAGCTCAGCGAGCACGCCTATGCCAACGGCGTCGACGTGATGGGTTTCACCTTCGAGGGCCGGGCGCCGGTGACGGTCGGTGCGGCGCGGGAGGGCACGCCCGAGGCGGCGTTCGAAGCCGCCGTCAGGACCCGGGCCTGCGGCTTCTTCCGCACCGTGCTCGGTCCCGGCTCGGACGCGGCGCATGCCAACCACCTCCACCTCGACGAGCGCGAGCGCAATGCCGGCCACCGCCTGTGCCAGTGA
- a CDS encoding M3 family metallopeptidase: MRGVTAEHEPNPFSEPAWTTPHGLPPFERIVPAHYEPAFERALAQHVAEIEAIAGNPEPATFANTIEAMERSGQALRRVSSTFFNLTGSHTNPELQAVERSVSPRLARHGSAIYLNPDLWARVSSVGEDGLSDEQKRVRERYRLRFRRAGAELDAESKERMAAIASRLAELGTQFSQNLLADEGAFTLELTGEDDLAGLPPFLRAAASRAAEERGLKNSHVVTLSRSLIDPFLVFSTRRDLRERAYAAWIRRGENGGETDNRAIITETLRLRAERARLLGYSSYAAYRLDDTMAGSADAAVGLLEEVWAPARRRAVAERDRLQALAREDGQSFDLAPHDWRHYAERLRRREHDLDEGEIKPYLALEGMIQAAFDTAHRLFGLSFTELPDVPRYHPEVRAWEVADRDGRVIGLFLGDYFARASKRSGAWMSGFRSQERLTGAVTPIIVNVMNFAKGAEGEPSLLSFDDARTLFHEFGHALHGLLSNVTYPMLAGTAVAGDFVELPSQLYEHWLEQPEVLRAHARHYRTGEPMPEDLLARLLAARTFNQGFATVEYTASAIVDLDLHLSPEAEGGIDPLAFEAESLRRIGMPAEIAMRHRSPHFQHIFAGEGYAAGYYSYLWSEVLDADAFDAFREAGDIFDPATAERLRTYVYGAGNLRDARSAYTAFRGRLPSTGPLLRKRGLAAA, translated from the coding sequence ATGCGCGGCGTCACGGCGGAGCACGAGCCCAACCCCTTCTCCGAGCCGGCCTGGACCACGCCCCACGGGCTGCCGCCCTTCGAGCGCATCGTCCCCGCGCATTACGAGCCGGCCTTCGAGCGGGCGCTGGCCCAGCACGTCGCCGAGATCGAGGCGATCGCCGGCAATCCCGAGCCGGCGACCTTCGCCAACACGATCGAGGCGATGGAACGCTCCGGCCAGGCCCTGCGCCGGGTCTCCTCGACCTTCTTCAACCTCACCGGCAGCCACACCAATCCCGAGCTGCAGGCGGTCGAGCGGTCGGTGTCGCCGCGGCTCGCCCGCCATGGCAGCGCGATCTACCTCAACCCGGACCTGTGGGCGCGGGTCTCGAGCGTCGGCGAGGACGGCCTGTCCGACGAGCAGAAGCGGGTGCGCGAGCGCTACCGCCTGCGCTTCCGCCGCGCCGGGGCCGAGCTCGACGCCGAATCGAAGGAGCGGATGGCCGCCATCGCCTCGCGGCTCGCCGAGCTCGGCACCCAGTTCAGCCAGAACCTGCTCGCCGACGAGGGCGCCTTCACGCTGGAATTGACCGGTGAGGACGATCTCGCCGGCCTGCCGCCCTTCCTGCGCGCTGCCGCCAGCCGGGCGGCCGAGGAGCGCGGGCTGAAGAACAGCCACGTCGTCACCCTGTCGCGCTCGCTGATCGACCCGTTCCTGGTCTTCTCGACCCGGCGCGACTTGCGCGAGCGCGCCTACGCCGCCTGGATCCGCCGGGGCGAGAACGGGGGCGAGACCGACAACCGGGCGATCATCACCGAGACCCTGCGCCTGCGCGCCGAGCGGGCCCGCCTGCTCGGCTATTCGAGCTACGCCGCCTACCGCCTCGACGACACGATGGCCGGCAGCGCGGACGCCGCCGTCGGCCTCCTGGAAGAGGTCTGGGCGCCGGCCCGCCGCCGGGCCGTGGCCGAGCGCGACCGCCTCCAGGCACTGGCCCGCGAGGACGGCCAGAGCTTCGATCTCGCGCCGCATGACTGGCGCCACTATGCCGAGCGCCTGCGCCGCCGCGAGCACGACCTCGACGAGGGCGAGATCAAGCCGTACTTAGCCCTCGAGGGCATGATCCAGGCCGCCTTCGATACGGCGCATCGCCTGTTCGGTCTCTCCTTCACCGAACTCCCGGACGTGCCGCGCTACCACCCGGAGGTGCGGGCCTGGGAGGTCGCCGACCGGGACGGCCGGGTGATCGGCCTGTTCCTCGGCGATTACTTCGCGCGGGCCAGCAAGCGCTCGGGCGCCTGGATGAGCGGCTTCCGCTCGCAGGAGCGCCTGACCGGCGCGGTCACGCCGATCATCGTCAACGTGATGAACTTCGCCAAGGGGGCGGAGGGCGAGCCGTCCCTGCTCTCCTTCGACGATGCCCGCACGCTGTTCCATGAATTCGGCCACGCCCTGCACGGGCTTTTGTCGAACGTGACCTACCCGATGCTCGCCGGCACCGCGGTAGCGGGCGATTTCGTCGAATTGCCGTCCCAGCTCTACGAGCACTGGCTGGAGCAGCCGGAGGTGCTGCGGGCGCATGCCCGCCACTACCGCACCGGCGAGCCGATGCCCGAGGACCTGCTGGCCCGGCTGCTCGCCGCCCGCACCTTCAACCAGGGCTTCGCCACGGTGGAATACACGGCGTCCGCGATCGTCGATCTCGACCTGCACCTGTCGCCGGAGGCCGAAGGCGGCATCGATCCGCTCGCCTTCGAGGCCGAGTCGCTGCGCCGGATCGGCATGCCGGCCGAGATCGCGATGCGCCACCGCTCGCCGCACTTCCAGCACATCTTTGCCGGGGAAGGCTACGCGGCGGGCTATTACAGCTACCTCTGGTCCGAGGTGCTGGACGCCGACGCCTTCGACGCCTTCCGGGAGGCCGGCGACATCTTCGATCCGGCCACCGCCGAGCGGCTGCGGACCTACGTCTACGGCGCCGGCAACCTGCGCGACGCGCGGAGCGCCTACACGGCGTTTCGCGGCCGGCTGCCGAGCACCGGGCCGCTGTTGCGCAAGCGGGGGCTGGCGGCGGCGTAG